Below is a window of Humulus lupulus chromosome 9, drHumLupu1.1, whole genome shotgun sequence DNA.
TCCCTCTCAGAACATCCTCATCACTGAGTTCCTCCATCTCGTTACATGGCTAAACAATAAAACATCCAGTTAAATCCTCATCTTCGAGGGATCAGCCTCGAACTCTGTGTGTAACGAGGCATTCCAGTCTTTCGTTCCCTTACCACGGAACATCATCCTAACATACCGAATTATTTCATTTAGAGGTCGTGCCCTCACCCGACATCCTCTCAGGTGACATCCTCAATCTCAGGtacataccaaataacctccctgaTTCCTGTCACTATCTTGATACCTACCGTTTCAATCACAAATCAGGTGCCTAACACtatctggggtccttctacctcaaagaCTGAGAATTCGTCCTTACTGAATGTTACCAATAGAAGCACTGTCTTTCACATCCCTTGCCCAGCAACACTCATGCTCTCTACCTCATTCCACAGATCTTAAATAACATGGCTCTCTCCGCCACCCAAATACCACCATTTACATGAATTTCCAAAGTGAGGTACCCAACCCCTAACACTCACTAACATAGGTTGTCGTTGTCTTATCATTCCAAGTCAAACTCATAGATTTGTTAATCTCCTCATTCCCAAAACTTCTTTTATCGAATCCCCatttgagttctttccaacctaTCATGCCAATATCTCAACCTGAACACCACCTCCTAGTGTCCTCCTGTCACAAATGCCTAGCACAATCCTTTAGTTATGACCTTTCACTTCCATATAACCAAAAATGAAGTTAGCTTTGTCCATTCACTAAACAATTCCCaaaaacccaaactttcctctccAACCAGAGGTTAGCACTTCTTAAGCCTTCCAGTTACTGTTCTTTATCTGTCTGTATCCCTATACTGTACCAATACCATTTATTCATATGCTCGTGGACATCTCCGAACTTTCAGGGTAGATGGAGATTCCAACCCCAATTATCATCTGCAACTTTCCTGTATTACGATACCAGGTCCACTTAACCGTCCCGGATGCAAACAATCTGAGCTCATCCGCCACTGGTGACAAAACTTCTCTACCTTGaggttcacactctgaaccaaaccacatccaggtccaaagatcacaaaattcatacacacataaagcatattaagcCAAATCCACAATATCAAACATTTAGCTACCCAATTATACCACAACTAAGTATACTCATGCTTCACTATGCCTTCTATaggccaataaacagatattacATATGAATACAATTTAGGCAGTTAACCACACACGCTCCATATGCAAACCGTTATCCCaatattcacccacatgcattAGCAACACTATTCATCACACCCTAATCTCATCCTGCAATaagcaatagtcaagggccaggccctatcagtatctcatgcatatgttaattcattcatcatgctctatattcaagataagcaggcaaacagagcATTCAAATACGTATTTCAACATAttaaccaatcttaccaaccaaccctgagttaagcctatcactgactgcgtgtgtacatgttcggtcaatctccagaaccaataaccttggctcgctctgataccaagttgtaacgccctacctccttagagtcgttactaagtgagtttaaaaacgtgctttcatctcgctaatcgaggttttagatcaaacaatgtaattaagctataaacagagagaaaaccttaaaaatattaatttccatagagaatcgtaaaaggtttacacttgggatcccaaaatacagtttagaaatgtttacaacatattaattaagctaagtcgactagacgacaaaatcagagtttattcacaagcatctcccaaaaacctctggccgtggcggccaggctggccgaacatgtacacgccgcctcacgcctgctgtactcatggttggttgatcacctctgtaccctttacctgcaccacagagcatctgtgagccgaagcccagcaagagaacccacaagcagataaaatatgcatcacatatatcgaacatataaacatgccaccaatggctaaacacgtacggcctagccgtcccaggcatttaccaagccctgggtctgcggaccatgccgtgaggatatcccaggtatccttctggggactcgccctggcaactcgcactccacgtgctcagcgctgcttccggctcctttgccgttctcggccttgcactcattgtgcccaacgccgttctcggcccttcgccgttctcggtctacaccattcccggcccaagccgaccattcacatcataattcaCAAAGCATAATAGGCATACATAGAGTTCTAACATAAACaaataaagggctacgccccacagttctaacatattgggctcggccctgcatattaatccattcaatcacactgggctcagacctgcatatcagttcattcaaacacattgggctcagccctgcacacaagctctatgggaagaagggttctcttacctgagttccgagctttccgagcaccgatgtcccgagcacagtcctcaaaCCAGAGCCTCGTcgaaatccctagtcacaacacatcaccaatattcagtcatcaagttctaatccaatgaataacCTCAAACCAGAACCctaacctccaggaccttgaattctaccaatccgaatgataaaatccatcccgagccttaccctttaagttcccaagtcaaaaatatcattaaaatcctcactgacactaagggccgcggcccctcgcactagagccgcggctagcctcaaaacagaggctagctctccactgaccaccaCGCGGGCTGCGGCGCGCCGCGACGCGCTCGAATtccctcagcctcccatggctgcgcgcgcatgcgggccgcggcacacccctcctagggctgcggcgctccccactgaacccagaattcttcatcaatttcctcCCTTTTCTTCAAGCTAACCCCAacaaaactcacctatctaacccagatattaAACACATACTTCAGCCCAGCAGTAACTCAGTAGCAACATCATAATCCATCAAAGTCTACCAcaaaaacccaactaaaatactcaagaacacatcaaacttaactagcatgcacTCTTACAAACCAACAGCAAATTAAGGCATAAACCTATAATTAAAACTTACCCTCTTGCTGAACTCAATCCTTGAAGTTGATCCTCAattccccaagcttcaagctcctgaGTTTCCTCAGCCCAAATCCTTGCTTAAGTTAGCTTTCTCCAAGTTTCCCTTGAGTTgttccttagagagtgaaagagagaggtgAAAATAGTGAGAGATTCTATCCTTAGCTGAAACTAGAGGTATAAGTCGGTTTCCCAAGGCTTCCAATTAAttccccctttttgttttatttaacttaaatataaagggttacctcaaggctcggggtaccaaaacgtccccgagggcaaaatggtaaaattcctcaatatacccgcctagacattctatcctaaaatatatctccaaatatttattttcatgtcccaataaccccataacacacctagtacccaaattacccctcgactcgccccgagtcggaatctcaaccccgttgtgaccctctggctaatcgctccccaggactgtcttggaccgtgctgcacagacatttcacatatataacatatatcacattcacgCCCCCAATACCCagtcggggcccacatgcacatttaattcacTAAACAtgcactatcatatattcacattaatccacccataacacattaaagcataataaatcacttattgccctccaggcacactaatcaaggccttaagcccgattagcaaattcgggtcgttacatcttTTCCtctgtatagtttttatttgtttaaaatctaAACTCTAAAGTCTGAATTGGGACATAAACCATTTTTTTAACACAACTTGTCTTAATTTAAGTAGCATTTGTTGATAGAGATTTTTAATATTTACAAGTTGAAACCCATCACACACGGCAATGTTTACTTTTGTTTTTCAATGACTGAGTCGTGAAAAAAAagtcttaaaatttaaaaatttcataattacAAATAACAAcaattaacaaatatatatatacatccatATTTTCGTTATGAAACATCAAACGCCATTGCAATTTGCAAGTAACCTTCTCTTCATTTTTTCTGAGTTTTCAAAGGAAGGAACAATGGGTATCACATTTTCTCTGCCATGTAATACAGCTAATGATGTTGTCAAACATTGTTATAAATGCAGTGCTGAACAATCAAGTTACATCTACAAGCTTGAAGATAATCTTAAGAATCTAACAAAAGCTCTGAAGGATTTAACAGATAAGAAAAATACCATATTAAGGAGAGTCACACTTGCAGAGGAACAACAGTTGACACGGTTGGATGAGGTGCAAACATGGCTTACAAGGGTTGAGACCATCGACACTGACGTCAATGAAAAACTACTGCAAAGAAGAACTGAAGAAATCAACAGACTTAGCCTTTGGGGTTGTTGTTCAACAAACTATAAGGCCAGCTATATGTTTGGGAGAAAGGTGTCTAAGAAGATGGAAGAAATTACTGATTTGCTTAAAGAGGGAAAGGGTTTTGAAGTGGTGGCTGAAAGGGAACCAATAGCTGCTGTGGCTGAAGTACCAGTGGAGCCAACTGTGGGCTTGGAATCAGTTTTTGACCATCTTTGGACAGAATTCAACGATGACAATGTGAGAATTATGGGGCTGTATGGAATGGGAGGGGTGGGAAAGACCACCCTgttgaaaaaaattaataacaatttcCTTAATGCTCCAagtaattattatgtgatatgggtAGTGGTGTCAAAAGATCACACCCTTGAGAAGATTCAAAATAAGATTGGAGAAAAGCTTGGCTACTCAGGTGACACATGGAAGAGCAAAAGCTCTCAGCAGAAAGCTGAAGACATTTTCAAAGTCTTGAATAAGAAGAAGTTTGTTATGTTATTGGATGATTTATGGGAGAGAGTCGATCTTGTTATAGCAGGGATTCCTTTGCCAAATAATCAAAATGAATCCAAGCTTGTCTTTACAACTCGTTCCATGGAAGTTTGTAGTGAAATGGATGCTGATAAAAAAGTTGAAGTAAAGTGCTTGTCACCAGAAgactcgtggaaattgttcaaaGAAAAGGTGGGAGTGAAAGCTCTCAATATTCATCCAGATATCCCATGTTTAGCAGAAAAAGTTGTGGAAGAGTGTGATGGGTTACCAATAGCACTAATAACCATAGGACGCGCCATGGCTCACAAGAGAACGCCTTCAGAATGGTTGTATGCagctcatgtgttgagaacttcaGCATCAAAATTTTCAGCTATGGGAGATAAGGTACTTCCTCTTCTTAAGTTCAGTTATGACAATTTATCAAGTGAGAAACTCAAGTCTTGTTTCCTTTATTGTGCATTATTTCCTGAAGAATGGAATATTGATAAAGATGACTTGGTAAATTATTGGATGTGTGAGGGATTTTTGGATGAATATGATGATGAAATTTATGTGAAATGCCAAGGATATGATCTTATTAGCTTGCTTCTTTGTTCATGTTTATTAGAAGAGGTTAGTGAATCAAGTAATCAAGTGAAGATGCATGATGTCATTCGCGACATGGCGCTATGGATTGCTAGTGATTGTGGGAAGGCAGAGAGTAAATTTTTGGTGAAAACAAATGCTTTATTGGTTGATCCCCCAAAGATTGAAAAATGGAATGAGTTTGAAATGATCTCTTTGATAGGAAACAAGATCAAGTATCTTTCTTTAACTACAACATGTCCCAACCTCTCAACTTTGTTCCTTCAATCTAATGATTTGCGTCG
It encodes the following:
- the LOC133799597 gene encoding probable disease resistance protein At5g63020; this encodes MGITFSLPCNTANDVVKHCYKCSAEQSSYIYKLEDNLKNLTKALKDLTDKKNTILRRVTLAEEQQLTRLDEVQTWLTRVETIDTDVNEKLLQRRTEEINRLSLWGCCSTNYKASYMFGRKVSKKMEEITDLLKEGKGFEVVAEREPIAAVAEVPVEPTVGLESVFDHLWTEFNDDNVRIMGLYGMGGVGKTTLLKKINNNFLNAPSNYYVIWVVVSKDHTLEKIQNKIGEKLGYSGDTWKSKSSQQKAEDIFKVLNKKKFVMLLDDLWERVDLVIAGIPLPNNQNESKLVFTTRSMEVCSEMDADKKVEVKCLSPEDSWKLFKEKVGVKALNIHPDIPCLAEKVVEECDGLPIALITIGRAMAHKRTPSEWLYAAHVLRTSASKFSAMGDKVLPLLKFSYDNLSSEKLKSCFLYCALFPEEWNIDKDDLVNYWMCEGFLDEYDDEIYVKCQGYDLISLLLCSCLLEEVSESSNQVKMHDVIRDMALWIASDCGKAESKFLVKTNALLVDPPKIEKWNEFEMISLIGNKIKYLSLTTTCPNLSTLFLQSNDLRRTCDKFFNSMPKLTVLDLSINRKLSYLPVKISTLVSLQYLNLRGTEIKELPKELSSLAKLKYLNLEGLSSLDIIPKRLISSFSLLQVLNMFGCGVSKKIVMDHVQCGGNKLLVQELQRLKHVLTLGVTIKCVIAFERFLTSEVLRNSTQTLFLQHLSTLQFHNLSSMAILLRLSIRHCQSLEALQIDLNWERREHKALFGSLRDISIHYCPKLKDLSGIIFARELSHLLIYNCEALEEIISVDRVGDTIPETKEPFVKLEAITLSDLPKLKIIYPNPLPFHCLKLLDVLKCEKLKKLPISSNVTRASNLTIRGQNQWFFDMQWEDETTRDTFVHCFSGDYMDDMDYLDLDSWYD